A genomic window from Micromonospora ferruginea includes:
- a CDS encoding response regulator: MSEQEPVEGAAPRGPLRVFLVDDHAMFRAGVRAELGTRVEVVGEASSVAEAVTRIAATGPDVVLLDVHMPDGGGRAVLEAMRRTHPQVKFLALSVSDAAEDVIGLIRAGARGYVTKTISPEELTDAIRRVADGDAVFSPRLAGFVLDAFASRPDAPVADPELDQLTNREREVLRLLARGYAYKEIAKELFISIKTVETHVSNVLRKLQMSNRYELSRWAADRRLV; encoded by the coding sequence ATGTCCGAGCAGGAACCGGTCGAGGGCGCGGCGCCGCGGGGGCCGCTGCGGGTGTTCCTCGTCGACGACCACGCCATGTTCCGCGCCGGCGTCCGCGCCGAGCTGGGCACCCGGGTCGAGGTGGTGGGCGAGGCCAGCTCGGTGGCCGAGGCGGTCACCCGCATCGCGGCCACCGGTCCGGACGTGGTGCTGCTCGACGTGCACATGCCCGACGGTGGCGGTCGCGCCGTGCTGGAGGCGATGCGGCGGACCCACCCGCAGGTGAAGTTCCTGGCGTTGAGCGTCTCGGACGCGGCCGAGGACGTGATCGGCCTGATCCGGGCCGGCGCCCGGGGCTACGTCACCAAGACCATCTCGCCGGAGGAGCTGACCGACGCGATCCGCCGGGTGGCCGACGGGGATGCCGTGTTCAGCCCGCGGCTGGCCGGGTTCGTGCTGGACGCGTTCGCGTCCCGGCCGGACGCGCCGGTCGCCGACCCCGAGCTGGATCAGCTCACCAACCGGGAGCGCGAGGTGCTCCGGCTGCTCGCCCGGGGGTACGCGTACAAGGAGATCGCCAAGGAGCTGTTCATCTCGATCAAGACGGTCGAGACGCACGTCTCCAACGTGCTGCGCAAGCTCCAGATGTCGAACCGGTACGAGTTGTCCCGCTGGGCCGCCGACCGCCGGCTGGTCTGA